The Streptosporangiales bacterium genome window below encodes:
- a CDS encoding ABC transporter permease subunit: MTRTLRHALGACLIAVPLLVALLGPFAVDGPTERSAAFTVTPGTPLGTDFVGRDVLEQVLLGGRSVIVVAIAATVIAYLIGVPIAILAATSARRRIDELLMRPLDVVLAIPSLLLVLLVASAVPGGAVTLTLVVAVITAPDVARVARAAALEVASRPAMEAMRLYGETWWRRGVRYTTRALLRVLAADAGLRLTGALYLVASASFLGVGFAPDASNWAVMVDRNRAGLFLAPWSVVLPALLIVALTVGTNLVFDSALDRTETLQRRPWRRA; encoded by the coding sequence ATGACCAGGACCTTGCGGCACGCCCTCGGCGCTTGCCTGATCGCCGTCCCGTTGCTGGTCGCACTACTGGGACCGTTCGCGGTGGACGGCCCGACCGAGCGTTCGGCCGCCTTCACCGTTACGCCTGGTACGCCGCTAGGTACGGACTTCGTCGGCAGGGACGTGCTGGAGCAGGTTCTGCTCGGCGGGCGCTCCGTGATCGTCGTCGCGATCGCTGCCACCGTGATTGCGTACCTCATCGGCGTACCGATCGCCATCCTCGCAGCGACGAGCGCACGGCGAAGGATCGACGAGTTGCTGATGCGCCCACTCGACGTAGTACTCGCGATTCCGTCGTTGTTGCTGGTACTCCTGGTTGCCTCGGCCGTCCCCGGCGGCGCCGTGACCCTCACCCTCGTGGTCGCGGTGATAACCGCGCCCGACGTGGCGCGCGTCGCGCGCGCCGCGGCATTGGAGGTAGCGAGCCGTCCCGCGATGGAGGCCATGCGGCTCTACGGCGAGACCTGGTGGCGGCGCGGCGTCAGGTACACGACCCGCGCGCTACTGCGAGTGCTCGCCGCGGACGCCGGGCTGCGGCTGACCGGCGCGCTCTACCTGGTCGCCTCGGCCAGTTTCCTCGGCGTGGGGTTCGCACCGGACGCGTCGAACTGGGCGGTCATGGTTGACCGGAACCGCGCCGGTCTGTTCCTGGCGCCGTGGTCGGTCGTCCTCCCCGCGTTGCTCATCGTGGCGCTGACCGTAGGCACCAATCTGGTGTTCGACTCCGCGCTCGACCGCACCGAGACGCTCCAGCGACGGCCATGGAGGAGGGCATGA